In Gimesia benthica, a single window of DNA contains:
- a CDS encoding sugar ABC transporter ATP-binding protein: MSSPATTHPAPLLEVAQISKQFPGVKALSQVSLSLKHGEVLAVIGENGAGKSTLMKILAGVQPPDSGKLLIEGAEVSISDVEAALENGIALIHQELNLCENLDIAANIFLGREPASWNVINQQQTYLESEKLLKQVGLNLPPQTLVGDLTVGQQQMVEIAKALSINARILIMDEPTSSLSLHESEALFDVIRELKARGVSVIYISHRLGEVNDLADRVVVLRDGENAGDLDRASISHERMVQLMVGRNVSQFFPHTPHEPGPVVMEVKQLRTPAYPSHFINFSIRQNEIVGISGLVGAGRTELMQVLFGIDSPLSGSISVAGQEVQINSPRDAIRAGLALVPEDRKLQGLVLEMAVRENMSLASLTRDRKSLGRINFNQERNISEEMIAAMKIKTPSDSQIVQFLSGGNQQKVVLGKWLAMNPRVLLLDEPTRGVDIGAKEEIYTLMNQLASQGMAVLFVSSDLEEIRGISDRVLVMHEGQMTGELSRDELSEEAIMQLATGQTLSHSQTQ; the protein is encoded by the coding sequence ATGAGTAGTCCTGCCACGACTCATCCGGCACCTCTTCTCGAAGTAGCTCAGATCTCCAAACAGTTTCCTGGCGTCAAAGCCTTGAGCCAGGTCAGCCTGTCGTTAAAACATGGAGAAGTACTGGCCGTCATTGGTGAAAATGGTGCCGGTAAAAGTACGCTGATGAAAATCCTGGCGGGTGTCCAACCCCCAGATTCGGGGAAACTGCTGATTGAAGGAGCAGAAGTCTCAATCTCCGACGTAGAGGCTGCGTTGGAGAACGGGATCGCCCTGATTCACCAGGAGTTGAACCTCTGTGAGAATCTGGACATCGCAGCCAATATTTTTCTGGGACGTGAGCCCGCTTCCTGGAATGTGATTAACCAGCAGCAGACCTACCTCGAATCCGAAAAACTGCTCAAGCAGGTAGGACTGAATCTCCCCCCGCAAACCCTGGTAGGGGACCTGACCGTCGGGCAGCAACAGATGGTCGAAATTGCCAAGGCTCTTTCGATCAATGCCCGAATCCTGATTATGGATGAACCTACCTCGTCCCTTTCTCTGCATGAATCGGAGGCCCTGTTTGACGTCATCCGCGAGCTGAAGGCGCGGGGGGTCAGTGTGATTTACATTTCCCATCGGTTGGGCGAGGTCAATGACCTGGCTGATCGGGTCGTTGTCTTACGCGATGGCGAAAACGCCGGCGATCTGGATCGTGCCTCAATCTCTCATGAACGGATGGTGCAATTAATGGTGGGCAGGAATGTCTCCCAGTTTTTTCCACATACGCCCCATGAACCCGGCCCGGTCGTTATGGAAGTCAAGCAGCTCCGCACACCCGCCTATCCATCCCACTTCATCAACTTTTCGATCAGGCAGAATGAAATCGTTGGGATTTCAGGACTGGTCGGAGCTGGTCGTACAGAACTGATGCAGGTACTCTTTGGCATCGACTCCCCTCTCAGCGGTTCCATCTCTGTGGCCGGACAGGAAGTGCAGATCAATTCACCGCGGGATGCAATCCGTGCCGGTCTGGCACTGGTGCCTGAAGACCGTAAACTGCAAGGACTGGTGCTGGAAATGGCAGTCCGCGAAAACATGAGTCTGGCCAGCCTGACGCGCGATCGAAAATCACTGGGTAGAATTAACTTCAATCAGGAACGCAACATCTCCGAAGAGATGATCGCGGCGATGAAGATCAAAACTCCCAGCGATAGTCAGATCGTGCAGTTTTTATCTGGCGGAAATCAACAGAAGGTCGTGCTGGGAAAATGGCTGGCCATGAATCCTCGTGTGCTGCTGCTCGACGAGCCCACCCGCGGCGTTGACATTGGGGCAAAGGAAGAAATCTACACACTGATGAATCAACTGGCCTCTCAAGGCATGGCGGTCCTGTTTGTCAGCAGCGATCTGGAAGAGATCCGCGGTATCTCTGACCGTGTGCTGGTCATGCATGAGGGACAAATGACCGGCGAACTCTCCCGCGATGAACTGAGCGAGGAGGCCATCATGCAACTGGCGACCGGCCAGACTCTCAGCCACAGTCAGACACAATGA